A stretch of Ipomoea triloba cultivar NCNSP0323 chromosome 11, ASM357664v1 DNA encodes these proteins:
- the LOC115997477 gene encoding probable protein S-acyltransferase 12: protein MDMNPFRLCSGLRFLGYFMIVIVLAIVAVSYYAVVIVTWGPHLLDGGSNSFFSFTILSIFHILLVLLSWSYIRVILQDPGSVPENWKVVPEQSVEEGCSVSLPANAGPENVVSASSSSGTGERRQAVGFCNHCQNGKPPRCHHCSVCQRCVLKMDHHCLWVVNCIGARNYKFFLLFVIYTFLETTLDTLVLLPSFIEFFKKSKHHSLSPGNLAIIFLSFVLNLAFALSLLCFVVMHASLVSSNTTSVEVYEKKRNVRWKYDLGWKQNFVQVFGSSKALWFLPLFSKKDLESIPALHGLEFPARSDENLRSS, encoded by the exons ATGGATATGAACCCCTTCCGGCTATGTTCTGGCCTCAGATTCCTAGGCTATTTCATGATCGTCATCGTTTTAGCAATTGTAGCTGTCTCCTATTACGCCGTTGTTATTGTCACCTGGGGCCCTCACCTCCTCGACGGCGGCTCCAATTCCTTCTTCTCGTTCACCATTCTCAGTATCTTTCATATCCTC CTTGTATTGCTATCATGGAGCTACATTAGGGTAATCCTTCAGGACCCTGGTTCTGTTCCAGAAAACTGGAAAGTAGTACCAGAGCAGAGTGTAGAGGAGGGCTGTTCAGTGTCGTTGCCTGCTAATGCAGGACCTGAGAATGTGGTCTCTGCATCATCATCTTCAGGCACAGGAGAAAGAAGACAGGCTGTAGGATTTTGCAATCATTGTCAAAATGGCAAACCACCTCGCTGCCATCACTGTTCTGTTT GCCAGAGATGTGTTCTCAAGATGGATCACCACTGCTTATGGGTTGTAAACTGCATTGGGGCTCGGAACTACaagttttttcttctctttgtg ATTTACACATTTTTGGAGACAACACTGGATACTTTGGTGCTGCTGCCAAGTTTTATAGAATTCTTCAAAAAATCCAAGCACCACTCTCTCTCGCCAGGCAATCTTGCTATCATTTTTCTGAGCTTTG TTTTAAATCTAGCGTTTGCACTCAGCCTTCTTTGTTTCGTAGTTATGCATGCATCTCTTGTCTCCAGCAACACCACTTCAGTGGAG GtttatgaaaagaaaagaaatgtgCGATGGAAGTATGACCTGGGGTGGAAACAGAATTTTGTGCAG GTTTTTGGGAGTAGCAAGGCATTGTGGTTTTTGCCATTATTCTCAAAGAAAGATTTGGAGAGCATCCCTGCACTGCATGGGTTGGAGTTCCCGGCACGCTCGGATGAGAATCTCAGATCCAGCTAA
- the LOC115996868 gene encoding 3-ketoacyl-CoA synthase 1: protein MAAKDSIEMEEERLTAEMDFKDSSSVVIKIRRRLPDFLQSVKLKYVKLGYGYSCNYPTALLAMIAALFGVTAFQLTGLKFDRFSEFYSSPSLGLIVDTATGVTGLVVLLFFLGIYWARRPRPVYLVDFACYKPEDERKISVDSFLKMTEENGAFSGDTVGFQKKIAHRSGLGDETYLPQAVTARPPNLCMKEARAEAEAVMFGALDSLFLKTGVRPEEIGILIVNCSLFNPTPSLSSMIVNHYKLRENIRSYNLGGMGCSAGLISIDLAKHLLKANPNTYAVVVSMENITLNWYFGNDRSMLLCNCIFRMGGAAMLLSNKRSDRSRSKYELIHTVRTHKGSDPNSYNCVYQREDEQGVVGVSLARELMAVAGDALKTNITTLGPLVLPLSEQFKFLVTLIKRKALKNSRVKPYIPDFKRAFEHFCIHAGGRAVLDALQNNLNLTEWHMEPSRMTLHRFGNTSSSSLWYELAYTEAKGRVGKGDRVWQIAFGSGFKCNSAVWRALKSVDNSEPSLKGNPWVDCVHRYPVKIDIDNPHK, encoded by the coding sequence ATGGCTGCCAAAGACAGCATAGAGATGGAGGAGGAGAGATTGACGGCGGAGATGGATTTCAAAGATTCATCCTCCGTCGTCATCAAGATCCGCCGACGCTTGCCGGATTTTCTTCAATCCGTGAAGCTAAAGTATGTGAAGTTAGGGTATGGGTATTCTTGTAATTACCCGACCGCCTTGCTGGCCATGATTGCGGCGCTGTTTGGCGTCACGGCGTTTCAACTCACCGGTCTGAAATTCGACCGGTTTTCTGAGTTTTATAGCAGCCCCAGTCTGGGTTTGATTGTGGACACGGCTACCGGTGTTACCGGTCTGGTGGTTCTACTTTTCTTTCTAGGCATTTACTGGGCTCGGCGTCCTAGGCCGGTCTACTTGGTGGATTTCGCCTGTTATAAACCGGAAGACGAACGGAAAATCTCGGTCGACTCGTTCTTGAAAATGACCGAGGAAAACGGCGCGTTTTCCGGAGATACTGTTGGTTTTCAGAAGAAGATAGCTCACCGGTCCGGTCTGGGAGACGAAACGTACTTGCCTCAGGCCGTGACGGCTCGGCCGCCGAATCTGTGCATGAAGGAGGCCCGGGCCGAGGCCGAGGCGGTGATGTTCGGCGCGTTGGACTCGCTGTTCTTGAAAACCGGTGTTAGACCGGAGGAAATTGGGATTCTGATAGTGAATTGCAGTTTGTTTAACCCCACCCCCTCCCTCTCCTCCATGATTGTGAACCACTACAAGCTCCGGGAGAATATCCGAAGCTACAATCTCGGCGGAATGGGGTGCTCGGCCGGGCTTATATCCATCGACTTAGCCAAACATCTCCTGAAAGCAAACCCTAATACCTACGCGGTTGTGGTTAGCATGGAGAACATAACCTTAAACTGGTACTTCGGAAACGACCGCTCCATGCTCCTCTGCAACTGTATCTTCCGGATGGGCGGCGCCGCCATGTTACTCTCCAACAAACGCTCGGACCGGTCCCGGTCCAAGTACGAGCTCATCCACACCGTCCGGACCCACAAGGGCTCCGACCCCAACAGCTACAACTGCGTCTACCAAAGAGAAGACGAACAAGGCGTGGTCGGAGTTTCCCTCGCTCGGGAACTCATGGCCGTCGCGGGCGACGCTCTGAAGACAAACATAACCACCCTGGGCCCACTCGTCCTCCCACTTTCCGAGCAGTTCAAGTTCCTCGTCACACTAATCAAAAGAAAAGCCCTGAAGAACTCCAGGGTGAAACCGTATATCCCAGACTTCAAGAGAGCATTCGAACACTTCTGTATCCACGCGGGCGGGCGGGCGGTGCTGGACGCGCTGCAGAACAACCTTAATCTAACCGAATGGCACATGGAGCCGTCGAGAATGACGCTCCACCGCTTCGGGAACACTTCCAGTAGCTCTCTTTGGTACGAGCTGGCTTACACGGAAGCCAAAGGGAGAGTGGGGAAAGGGGACCGGGTTTGGCAGATCGCATTCGGGTCGGGCTTCAAGTGTAACAGCGCAGTTTGGAGAGCCCTAAAGAGTGTTGACAACTCGGAGCCTTCTCTGAAGGGGAACCCGTGGGTGGACTGTGTTCACCGCTACCCAGtcaagattgatattgataatCCTCATAAATAA